From Apium graveolens cultivar Ventura chromosome 9, ASM990537v1, whole genome shotgun sequence, the proteins below share one genomic window:
- the LOC141686475 gene encoding toll/interleukin-1 receptor-like protein, translating into MDISKQAVLSWGFLVLPILAILAIIIRTFSTKKHLHSSKYITSNIQRTDPSCSSLSSSSLPTWDVFLSFYGKDTRNSFTSHLYSALNREGILTFRDDPALDKGQEISSGLLEAIKHSKIFIVVLSENYARSTWCLNELVQILKCKTTEIQVIPVFYYVDPTDVRHQKGSFREALDGHKRRHSVAIIEK; encoded by the coding sequence ATGGATATCTCAAAACAAGCAGTTTTAAGTTGGGGTTTTCTGGTGCTCCCTATACTTGCAATACTTGCCATCATCATCCGTACCTTTTCCACGAAAAAGCACTTGCATTCTTCCAAATATATTACTAGTAATATCCAACGAACCGACCCTTCTTGTTCCTCCTTGTCATCTTCATCTCTGCCTACTTGGGACGTGTTCTTGAGCTTTTACGGAAAGGACACTCGCAACAGCTTTACTTCACATCTTTACTCTGCTTTGAATCGAGAAGGAATTCTTACATTTAGAGATGATCCTGCTCTTGACAAGGGACAAGAAATTTCTTCTGGACTACTTGAAGCAATTAAACATTCCAAGATTTTCATCGTTGTTCTCTCGGAGAACTATGCTCGTTCGACATGGTGCCTTAATGAGCTCGTACAGATCCTTAAATGTAAGACAACAGAAATTCAGGTGATTCCTGTATTTTACTATGTTGATCCTACAGATGTTCGACACCAGAAAGGGAGTTTTAGGGAAGCTCTTGATGGCCATAAGAGGCGTCATTCCGTTGCTATAATTGAGAAGTGA
- the LOC141683645 gene encoding disease resistance protein Roq1-like isoform X2: MDLNDVRVLGICGMGGIGKTTIAKAFYDKYFHIFDVSCFNENVRHYSQGGSSLLPLLKQLLIDLFGKKDCKIIDVESRTRKLKQILHSKKALVILDDLDQSSYSELLASLGDLFSAGSRVIITTRDANLLNKMKMDISEVEIYMVKTLKEIDSLELFSYHAFRKPVPPENFRELSLHFVSYAGGLPLALKVLGSSLLGRTYEFWKAKLEKVIEIPENDIQEVLKLSYNELDDETEKEIFLDIAFFFVGKDINEVVHVFKSCDFYPDVGIPILVDRCLLTIDTNNKLVMHNLIQDMGRKLGRSTRLILRGNAWKDLQNLEPIKQLNNLAGLYLSECCGLKRLPEQLGDMKALKKIDASYTAIEKLPDSITHLNELVELNLLCCSKLTKLPEQLGEMKGLKKLDAGSTLIKQLPDSIYSIEGIG; this comes from the exons ATGGATCTGAATGATGTACGTGTCCTTGGTATTTGTGGTATGGGAGGAATTGGGAAAACTACAATTGCCAAAGCTTTCTACGACAAGTATTTTCACATATTTGATGTTAGCTGCTTCAATGAAAATGTTAGACATTATTCACAAGGCGGTAGTTCTTTACTCCCTTTACTCAAGCAACTCTTGATCGATCTCTTTGGAAAGAAAGATTGTAAAATTATTGATGTGGAAAGTAGAACAAGAAAATTGAAACAAATTCTTCATTCTAAGAAAGCTCTCGTCATTCTGGATGATTTGGACCAATCAAGCTATTCAGAATTGCTAGCAAGCCTTGGCGACTTGTTTTCAGCTGGAAGTAGAGTTATCATTACGACAAGAGATGCAAACCTGCTCAATAAAATGAAAATGGATATATCAGAAGTTGAAATATACATGGTGAAGACATTAAAAGAAATTGATTCATTAGAGCTCTTTAGTTATCATGCTTTCAGAAAACCAGTGCCGCCGGAAAATTTCAGGGAGCTCTCCCTACACTTTGTAAGTTATGCTGGGGGTCTTCCATTAGCTCTCAAGGTTTTGGGTTCGTCTTTGCTCGGCAGGACTTATGAGTTTTGGAAAGCTAAACTTGAAAAAGTTATAGAAATCCCAGAAAATGATATACAAGAAGTCCTTAAATTGAGTTACAATGAATTAGACGATGAGACGGAGAAGGAAATCTTCCTTGATATTGCATTTTTCTTTGTTGGAAAGGACATAAATGAGGTTGTTCATGTATTCAAGTCTTGTGATTTCTATCCGGATGTTGGAATACCAATTCTAGTGGACAGATGTCTACTGACAATTGATACAAATAATAAACTTGTGATGCATAATCTTATCCAAGACATGGGAAGGAAACTTGGAAGGAGCACACGCTTGATTTTGCGAGGAAATGCATGGAAGGATTTGCAAAATCTAGAG CCTATCAAACAGTTAAATAATTTGGCTGGGTTGTATCTGAGCGAATGTTGTGGTTTAAAACGACTACCAGAGCAGTTGGGTGATATGAAGGCcttgaagaagattgatgcaAGTTATACTGCAATTGAAAAACTTCCGGATTCAATTACTCACCTCAACGAATTGGTTGAGTTGAACCTACTCTGTTGCAGCAAGCTTACAAAGTTACCTGAGCAATTGGGTGAAATGAAAGGCCTAAAGAAGCTTGATGCAGGCAGTACTTTGATTAAACAACTGCCAGATTCAATTTACTCAATTGAAGGGATTGGTTGA
- the LOC141683645 gene encoding disease resistance protein Roq1-like isoform X1, which translates to MDLNDVRVLGICGMGGIGKTTIAKAFYDKYFHIFDVSCFNENVRHYSQGGSSLLPLLKQLLIDLFGKKDCKIIDVESRTRKLKQILHSKKALVILDDLDQSSYSELLASLGDLFSAGSRVIITTRDANLLNKMKMDISEVEIYMVKTLKEIDSLELFSYHAFRKPVPPENFRELSLHFVSYAGGLPLALKVLGSSLLGRTYEFWKAKLEKVIEIPENDIQEVLKLSYNELDDETEKEIFLDIAFFFVGKDINEVVHVFKSCDFYPDVGIPILVDRCLLTIDTNNKLVMHNLIQDMGRKLGRSTRLILRGNAWKDLQNLEERNHIEVLILDFTTSTYGQVTTSLFERMPKLRLLQIIGAPDIKGNFKNLFPNLRCIRWHSCQWTHMPPTFRPYNLVSVDMPFSKFSILWKGPTPIKQLNNLAGLYLSECCGLKRLPEQLGDMKALKKIDASYTAIEKLPDSITHLNELVELNLLCCSKLTKLPEQLGEMKGLKKLDAGSTLIKQLPDSIYSIEGIG; encoded by the exons ATGGATCTGAATGATGTACGTGTCCTTGGTATTTGTGGTATGGGAGGAATTGGGAAAACTACAATTGCCAAAGCTTTCTACGACAAGTATTTTCACATATTTGATGTTAGCTGCTTCAATGAAAATGTTAGACATTATTCACAAGGCGGTAGTTCTTTACTCCCTTTACTCAAGCAACTCTTGATCGATCTCTTTGGAAAGAAAGATTGTAAAATTATTGATGTGGAAAGTAGAACAAGAAAATTGAAACAAATTCTTCATTCTAAGAAAGCTCTCGTCATTCTGGATGATTTGGACCAATCAAGCTATTCAGAATTGCTAGCAAGCCTTGGCGACTTGTTTTCAGCTGGAAGTAGAGTTATCATTACGACAAGAGATGCAAACCTGCTCAATAAAATGAAAATGGATATATCAGAAGTTGAAATATACATGGTGAAGACATTAAAAGAAATTGATTCATTAGAGCTCTTTAGTTATCATGCTTTCAGAAAACCAGTGCCGCCGGAAAATTTCAGGGAGCTCTCCCTACACTTTGTAAGTTATGCTGGGGGTCTTCCATTAGCTCTCAAGGTTTTGGGTTCGTCTTTGCTCGGCAGGACTTATGAGTTTTGGAAAGCTAAACTTGAAAAAGTTATAGAAATCCCAGAAAATGATATACAAGAAGTCCTTAAATTGAGTTACAATGAATTAGACGATGAGACGGAGAAGGAAATCTTCCTTGATATTGCATTTTTCTTTGTTGGAAAGGACATAAATGAGGTTGTTCATGTATTCAAGTCTTGTGATTTCTATCCGGATGTTGGAATACCAATTCTAGTGGACAGATGTCTACTGACAATTGATACAAATAATAAACTTGTGATGCATAATCTTATCCAAGACATGGGAAGGAAACTTGGAAGGAGCACACGCTTGATTTTGCGAGGAAATGCATGGAAGGATTTGCAAAATCTAGAG GAAAGAAATCATATTGAAGTTCTCATCTTAGATTTCACGACTTCTACATATGGACAAGTGACTACCTCTTTGTTTGAAAGAATGCCCAAATTGCGGCTGCTTCAAATTATAGGTGCACCCGATATTAAAGGAAATTTTAAAAACTTATTTCCTAATTTAAGGTGTATTAGATGGCATTCTTGTCAGTGGACACATATGCCTCCTACATTTCGTCCATATAACCTCGTCTCTGTTGATATGCCTTTCAGCAAATTCAGTATTTTATGGAAGGGGCCAACG CCTATCAAACAGTTAAATAATTTGGCTGGGTTGTATCTGAGCGAATGTTGTGGTTTAAAACGACTACCAGAGCAGTTGGGTGATATGAAGGCcttgaagaagattgatgcaAGTTATACTGCAATTGAAAAACTTCCGGATTCAATTACTCACCTCAACGAATTGGTTGAGTTGAACCTACTCTGTTGCAGCAAGCTTACAAAGTTACCTGAGCAATTGGGTGAAATGAAAGGCCTAAAGAAGCTTGATGCAGGCAGTACTTTGATTAAACAACTGCCAGATTCAATTTACTCAATTGAAGGGATTGGTTGA
- the LOC141683645 gene encoding disease resistance protein RUN1-like isoform X3, with protein sequence MDLNDVRVLGICGMGGIGKTTIAKAFYDKYFHIFDVSCFNENVRHYSQGGSSLLPLLKQLLIDLFGKKDCKIIDVESRTRKLKQILHSKKALVILDDLDQSSYSELLASLGDLFSAGSRVIITTRDANLLNKMKMDISEVEIYMVKTLKEIDSLELFSYHAFRKPVPPENFRELSLHFVSYAGGLPLALKVLGSSLLGRTYEFWKAKLEKVIEIPENDIQEVLKLSYNELDDETEKEIFLDIAFFFVGKDINEVVHVFKSCDFYPDVGIPILVDRCLLTIDTNNKLVMHNLIQDMGRKLGRSTRLILRGNAWKDLQNLEERNHIEVLILDFTTSTYGQVTTSLFERMPKLRLLQIIANSVFYGRGQRLSNS encoded by the exons ATGGATCTGAATGATGTACGTGTCCTTGGTATTTGTGGTATGGGAGGAATTGGGAAAACTACAATTGCCAAAGCTTTCTACGACAAGTATTTTCACATATTTGATGTTAGCTGCTTCAATGAAAATGTTAGACATTATTCACAAGGCGGTAGTTCTTTACTCCCTTTACTCAAGCAACTCTTGATCGATCTCTTTGGAAAGAAAGATTGTAAAATTATTGATGTGGAAAGTAGAACAAGAAAATTGAAACAAATTCTTCATTCTAAGAAAGCTCTCGTCATTCTGGATGATTTGGACCAATCAAGCTATTCAGAATTGCTAGCAAGCCTTGGCGACTTGTTTTCAGCTGGAAGTAGAGTTATCATTACGACAAGAGATGCAAACCTGCTCAATAAAATGAAAATGGATATATCAGAAGTTGAAATATACATGGTGAAGACATTAAAAGAAATTGATTCATTAGAGCTCTTTAGTTATCATGCTTTCAGAAAACCAGTGCCGCCGGAAAATTTCAGGGAGCTCTCCCTACACTTTGTAAGTTATGCTGGGGGTCTTCCATTAGCTCTCAAGGTTTTGGGTTCGTCTTTGCTCGGCAGGACTTATGAGTTTTGGAAAGCTAAACTTGAAAAAGTTATAGAAATCCCAGAAAATGATATACAAGAAGTCCTTAAATTGAGTTACAATGAATTAGACGATGAGACGGAGAAGGAAATCTTCCTTGATATTGCATTTTTCTTTGTTGGAAAGGACATAAATGAGGTTGTTCATGTATTCAAGTCTTGTGATTTCTATCCGGATGTTGGAATACCAATTCTAGTGGACAGATGTCTACTGACAATTGATACAAATAATAAACTTGTGATGCATAATCTTATCCAAGACATGGGAAGGAAACTTGGAAGGAGCACACGCTTGATTTTGCGAGGAAATGCATGGAAGGATTTGCAAAATCTAGAG GAAAGAAATCATATTGAAGTTCTCATCTTAGATTTCACGACTTCTACATATGGACAAGTGACTACCTCTTTGTTTGAAAGAATGCCCAAATTGCGGCTGCTTCAAATTATAG CAAATTCAGTATTTTATGGAAGGGGCCAACG CCTATCAAACAGTTAA